In Elaeis guineensis isolate ETL-2024a chromosome 1, EG11, whole genome shotgun sequence, a genomic segment contains:
- the LOC105038226 gene encoding cytochrome P450 94C1, with product MAPELSLLSCLQNYLSFLFFSFTTIFFLFSLLLLLLRSRPWCNCHVCKAYLSSSWTAEFANLCDWYTHLLRESPTGTIDIHVLGNTITTNPDNVEYMLKTRFDNFPKGKPFSSLLGDFLGRGIFNVDGESWQFQRKMASLELGSVYARSFAFDIVSTEVRRRLLPLFTTVSERVIDLQDMFRRFAFDNICKISFGLDPGCLEVSLPMSEFAAAFDTASRLSAGRATAVAPAVWKLKRLLNVGSERELRRAIRMVNVLANEVIRQRRKLGFASNLDLLSRFMSSVDDDRYLRDIVISFLLAGRDTVASGLTSFFLLLSKHPEVTAAIRDEIANVMRGSGDDEVASLNQLKEMHYVHAAMYESMRLYPPIQFDSKFCIEDAVLPDGTFVRKGTRVTYHPYAMGRMESIWGPDCEKFKPERWLHDRKFVPQSPFKYSVFQAGLRVCLGKEMALMEMKTVIVSVVRSFDVQVLDGDQPPKFAPGLTASIRGGLSARVRRRSSGEERPGHGAC from the coding sequence ATGGCACCAGAGTTGTCTCTTCTCTCATGTCTTCAGAACtacctctccttcctcttcttctccttcaccaCCATCTTCTTTCTGTTCTCTCTATTACTTCTATTACTGAGATCCCGGCCATGGTGCAACTGCCACGTCTGTAAGGCCTACCTGAGCTCGTCATGGACCGCCGAGTTTGCCAACCTCTGCGACTGGTACACACACCTCCTCCGTGAATCGCCGACTGGAACCATCGACATCCACGTGCTCGGTAACACGATCACCACCAACCCCGACAACGTGGAGTACATGCTCAAGACCCGGTTCGACAACTTCCCCAAGGGGAAACCTTTCTCCTCCCTCCTCGGCGACTTCCTCGGGCGAGGCATTTTCAACGTCGACGGCGAGTCGTGGCAATTCCAGCGCAAGATGGCGAGCCTCGAGCTCGGCAGCGTCTACGCCCGCTCCTTTGCCTTCGACATCGTCTCCACCGAGGTCCGCCGCCGCCTCCTCCCCCTCTTCACCACCGTCTCCGAGCGCGTCATCGATCTCCAGGACATGTTCCGGCGCTTCGCCTTCGATAACATATGCAAGATCTCCTTCGGACTCGACCCGGGCTGCCTCGAGGTATCGCTGCCCATGTCGGAGTTCGCGGCGGCCTTCGACACGGCGTCCAGGCTGTCGGCCGGCCGCGCGACGGCGGTGGCGCCGGCGGTGTGGAAGCTGAAGCGGCTCCTTAATGTGGGCTCGGAGAGGGAGCTGAGGCGGGCCATCCGGATGGTTAACGTGCTAGCCAACGAGGTGATAAGACAGAGAAGGAAGCTGGGATTCGCCTCCAACCTCGACCTCCTCTCTAGATTCATGAGCTCGGTCGACGACGACCGCTACCTCCGCGACATAGTCATCAGCTTCCTGTTGGCCGGCCGCGACACGGTGGCGTCCGGCCTCACcagcttcttcctcctcctctcgaAGCATCCGGAAGTAACAGCCGCCATTCGAGACGAGATAGCCAACGTCATGAgaggcagcggcgacgacgaggTGGCGAGCTTGAATCAGCTGAAGGAGATGCACTACGTCCACGCGGCGATGTACGAGAGCATGCGGCTCTACCCCCCGATCCAGTTCGACTCCAAATTCTGCATCGAGGACGCCGTGTTGCCCGACGGTACCTTTGTGAGGAAGGGGACCAGGGTGACGTACCACCCCTACGCCATGGGGAGGATGGAGAGCATCTGGGGACCCGACTGCGAGAAATTCAAGCCGGAGCGGTGGCTCCACGATCGAAAGTTCGTGCCGCAGAGCCCGTTCAAGTACTCGGTCTTCCAGGCCGGGCTCCGGGTGTGCCTCGggaaggagatggctctcatgGAAATGAAGACCGTCATCGTGTCGGTGGTTCGCAGCTTCGATGTCCAAGTGCTCGATGGGGACCAACCGCCGAAGTTCGCCCCCGGGCTCACCGCATCGATTCGCGGCGGGCTGTCTGCTCGGGTGCGGCGGCGGAGCTCCGGCGAGGAAAGACCCGGTCACGGTGCATGTTAG